The proteins below come from a single Juglans regia cultivar Chandler chromosome 12, Walnut 2.0, whole genome shotgun sequence genomic window:
- the LOC108980486 gene encoding uncharacterized protein LOC108980486 — translation MNPDETEDHLFSHHHLNPHHLDPPQQSSQILQSQPSIQHESQEDPASSLPEIALFRSSASSSPSSSSSSSPSHCSSNSTIQPALAPVPKLHISPEPHISSQFYTFNSESHSLMIRCLLEHRLATPAEIRSATPRAVLKSWRAVWKDRNEDTAYLTAWKRIQDKLAAHVDPTTGNQFLCFKNNSQQFVSHINQWQDIVMTFHSDTDIKHLGLKETIERIKQAWTVGAKFYGIPESYIRVCVAACPVCSAASSGGSSAAARTKRRRFEYTESFDVPAKEVPNKLQQLAAKHKVVLCIRQKYIRYKPFMAEVKDYACHRAGEPAAKKSKILKREPYASKRCGCGFRIRAIVPIANYNEKDKTFVYQEEGMAVFKLYAVHTGHEPGPLDGNARIMHRVVGHKGAFLMDQETVYGVSEEMENEGFGLMGKDDGDLQFSVLHQVQELRTEVGLLEGKIAKLPHELLGSVSRELCEIVNKVRTVGEESWKTIGMIPHKPHADDVLVGENDLVHWSDHHHERIYVDGKDTDLIDDDEDSFGRTLGDVVPWDQLREDCRSQKDLMSEPCKPEKWLKCSDFDEKSILDCEDTKLTKPNRHDEAIVTDVGLVGIQVDSFYQENPKWYDSPCGLDSSADCEDSGFRHGEIV, via the coding sequence ATGAATCCCGACGAAACCGAAGACCACCTCTTCTCTCACCACCACCTCAACCCCCATCATCTGGACCCACCCCAACAATCCTCTCAGATCCTCCAATCCCAGCCGTCCATTCAGCATGAATCCCAGGAAGACCCCGCTTCCTCCCTCCCCGAAATCGCCCTTTTCCGCTCCTCCGCCTCCTCCTCCCCTTCCTCGTCCTCTTCGTCCTCCCCTAGCCACTGCTCCTCCAACTCGACGATTCAACCCGCCCTGGCCCCTGTCCCCAAACTCCATATCAGCCCCGAGCCCCACATCTCGTCCCAGTTCTACACCTTCAATTCGGAGTCCCACTCCTTGATGATCCGCTGCCTCCTAGAGCACCGACTAGCCACCCCGGCTGAGATCCGCTCTGCCACACCCCGGGCAGTCCTCAAGTCCTGGCGCGCCGTCTGGAAGGACCGCAACGAGGACACCGCCTACCTCACCGCCTGGAAGCGCATCCAGGACAAGCTCGCCGCTCACGTCGACCCCACCACTGGTAACCAATTCCTCTGCTTCAAAAACAATTCCCAGCAATTCGTTTCCCATATTAACCAGTGGCAAGATATCGTTATGACTTTCCACTCCGACACCGATATCAAACACCTAGGGCTTAAAGAAACTATTGAGAGAATTAAGCAGGCTTGGACTGTAGGTGCCAAATTTTACGGCATACCTGAGAGCTACATCAGGGTTTGTGTCGCCGCCTGCCCCGTGTGCTCTGCAGCGTCGTCAGGGGGTTCCTCCGCTGCTGCGCGAACTAAGCGCCGTAGGTTTGAGTACACGGAGTCCTTTGATGTGCCGGCGAAGGAAGTGCCTAATAAGCTTCAGCAACTGGCTGCCAAGCATAAGGTTGTGCTGTGCATCAGGCAGAAGTATATTAGGTATAAGCCGTTTATGGCGGAGGTGAAGGATTATGCTTGTCATAGGGCAGGTGAGCCTGCCGCGAAGAAGTCAAAGATTCTGAAGAGGGAACCTTACGCGTCCAAGCGGTGTGGGTGTGGATTTCGGATCAGGGCTATTGTGCCAATTGCGAATTATAATGAGAAGGATAAAACCTTTGTGTATCAGGAAGAGGGGATGGCGGTGTTTAAGCTGTATGCGGTGCATACAGGGCATGAGCCAGGGCCGTTGGATGGGAATGCGAGGATTATGCATAGGGTTGTGGGGCATAAAGGTGCTTTTTTGATGGACCAAGAGACGGTGTATGGGGTGAGTGAGGAAATGGAGAATGAGGGGTTTGGGTTGATGGGGAAGGATGATGGGGATTTGCAGTTTTCAGTTTTGCACCAGGTGCAGGAATTGAGAACTGAGGTTGGGTTGCTAGAAGGGAAAATTGCAAAACTCCCACATGAGTTATTGGGTTCAGTATCTCGAGAATTGTGTGAGATTGTGAATAAAGTCAGAACGGTGGGGGAAGAGAGTTGGAAGACAATTGGAATGATCCCGCACAAACCGCATGCAGATGATGTGCTGGTTGGTGAGAATGATCTGGTGCATTGGAGTGATCATCACCATGAGCGTATATATGTGGATGGCAAGGATACAGATttgattgatgatgatgaagacaGTTTTGGGCGAACACTTGGTGATGTTGTTCCTTGGGACCAGTTGAGGGAAGATTGTAGGAGTCAGAAGGATCTGATGAGCGAGCCTTGCAAGCCTGAAAAGTGGTTGAAATGCAGTGACTTTGACGAGAAGAGCATTCTTGATTGTGAAGATACTAAACTAACCAAGCCCAATAGGCACGATGAGGCTATAGTCACAGATGTAGGTCTTGTCGGTATACAGGTTGATAGTTTCTACCAAGAGAATCCTAAATGGTATGATTCTCCTTGTGGATTGGACTCCAGTGCAGATTGCGAGGATAGTGGATTTAGGCATGGCGAGATTGTGTAG